The genomic interval gtaaTACGACCACAGACCACTTTCTATATGggcgtcggcgtcgtcgtCTGTGTGATTGACTGATGGTTGGAAAggttgttggctttttttcAGATGATTTGCAAGGCagttccctctctctctctctttctgtatgtctctctctctttctctctctctctctctctctctatttggGCTTATGTCATGGGAAATATTATTCGCACCAAATTTGCATTgtaattttattgaattagcCATAAAATGCAGATGCGGTAGTCAAAGATGCTTTATTCATGTCATCTCACATACATGAGCAACAAACCAATTAGTTTATAAAGTTTATGGTCACAATGAGATTATTAAAAATCGAAAGATTAATCGAGCAAAATAAAAGTGATTAACTTGTTCACTAGCTGCCAACCAATAGGCATTAAGTCCAGCCCTTGGCAACATGAAAACACAATTAAGCACATTAAAAGCTTTAAGGTGCTTTTAAAGCTTTATGTGGaagctttttaaaattgttagcATTTTAAGTTAATTTCTTGAATTTGAAAACGCTTTCTCTTATTATAGAAAAAGCTCTTTTTTGTTAAACAACATTCGAGAGTATTCCTTCTTTTTGAAACAGCTTTTGTTACACAACAGTGGTTAATTCCCTCTTTATGCAAGCCAATAAAAAAGTGTCTTAACTTTGAGTTCTCATAATACAGCCCACACAATTGTGATTTTGAAGTCGTATTGTGTACTCATACTCATTTGTGTACACACTTGAGTAGCTCTGGTCGCAACAAAGTGATTAAGATTCAAATGCGGCTATGCACAATATGAGCGTATGCGTTAATTTCGGCAAGTTGTGCGAATGCGAATCTAAAGTGTTGAATATTATGAATATGCTAATATCGAGTGAGCTGCACAATTTGTCTGGGGCAGAGGCAAGCGCATGCCAGCTCTGATCCAGCTCATCATTGTGTCGTCTCTCTGACTCTGAAGCCTACGATGATGCAATGCATTGGCGTTGACTCAATTAGGCTGCAGACAAAAgccactacaacaacagcaacaacaactacaacaacgaaaaacggaaaaacaacaataaaaaaagagcataaataacaaatgcgGCATAAAAATTGCATGACTACCTTATAAGCCAAACACTTGATGTGGCAGCTGCAAAGTATCTGCGACTGCATAATTATATACGCCCCATTGTATCTGCATCTtgtacactcagagaaaaaccCTAAGAACCTAATAGTCAAATCTAGCCAAGCAACTGCAAGAAGCACTTTGACAAGCAGAAATACCTGAATACAATacaatgttttgattataagTATTTTGTGCTTCTTACAAATTCTGTACTTAATTTAAgaatattcaaaatttaatattcaaatttatctTCAGGATTCtctttaaatttcaaatagtCCCCTTTTCTTCATTTGGTTTTGCTGAGTGTAGATCTAAGCTTGGTTACTCATCAAGCTCGAGGAAAATGTCAAATGGCAGAACAGTTATGCTGCTTTGTTAATGAATGTGGCATTAAGTCAAATACGTTTATTCACGAACTAAAGTTGAATGCACTTGCAgaatgttattgttattaaaaatcatttttcgttattttttgTAACGTTCggtgactttttttttttaacttaacAACTTtcacaaataattaattaaatgcaaagtGCGCCCCACAAATGCCCAAAAAGTGAGTCGCGGCCACATAACAATTGCCCTGGCCCAAGCCCTGGCCCAAGCCCAGGCCCATTGCCAGCTCTCTGATTGGGTCACTGTGACGCATGGAGGGCCCCCAATACGTGACTGCAATTGAAAATACACGCAGACTCATATAGATGATAAGTATTTCAAACGCACACCCGAaagttaaaaatgaaaaaataggaaaatcaaaacaaagcGAGAAAGAAAGCTATATTTATCACGCCAAAggtctaatacccttgcagaccgaACCTCTTCGTAGTGCTGTGTCCGTATTTAACAGCACAGGGACAATAGCTAATGCCGAGTAAGGGTAAGATATCTTATACAATCGTTCCTCTAGCAGATATATAACATATTGATCCGATCCAGGCGGATCCGAGAGACGCAAGGTTTCCTGGCGATTGCTTTAAGACTAGGACAGACAACCGAGTACTGTTGATAttgatcatgaatatatataccttatgagGTCGGCGATTTCACCTTCTATGCGTTGCACAGTTCgacacaaaattataataccctctgcaagggtataaaaacgaaGAAATGATTGCAACTGTTTGCCTGTTTTGCACAATAATTAATTAGTATTCAGTTTTTTTAACACGTtacataaaaatgtaataattacaCTATTGAAATAAACGAAACTAGtttaatatatgcataccTGTATGATATACCCATAAGCCTTAAAGCTATATGCTTTTGTTATGTACGATAATTaatagaatataaaaaagGCTATACAAAAGAAATGATTTTGTGTATAAAGTATTCTAATGTAGACAATATAGGTACACGAAGTCGGTATAAAAGCCCAATTGGGCCTGTTCTTCATTAAGACATCACTTGATCTACTAAATACATGTAAAATCTTTaatctctcgctctcacaaTCATAATCTCCCTCAATCTCtactaattaatttttttgttgtttatccAAAAACCGAACCATTTATCGATCTTTATACTTGGTTCACAAACTAAAAAATTTAAGTTTGTTTTGACTATTAAAATGAGTTACATTTCACTCTATTGAAAAATGTGTTTCTTGAAATATTCTGACTGCTTTCACATGCATACTAAATGAATGTGAGGAACTCTTGATTGAAGAATTAGTTTTCACAAAtgtaaattaatcaaaaactgTGCTCTCAGACACCTGATCAAGTATAATATGGCCATTTATCAAAAAATGCTGACCTTCATTTTTTGCCAAACTCCAAAGAAGtgaaagaaatttaaatagaTCGTCTGACAGTTGGCCCAAAGGCGTCAAAGTGAAATGAGaaaggaaaagaaaagaaaagaaatcagtgccaatgaaaacgaaaaaggTTTGAATAAAGCGCGTGGCCCGAACTTCTCAGAACCAAAACATAACGAAAACATGAAAACCCAACAAAAAGATGTTTGTAAGAAAACCAGAATCAACTGCGACAAGAAACGGAAACAACATTAAAGTCGATGTCGACCCATTTCGTTTGAGCTTTTGaagaaagtaatttttttgtcTTCTTTCTAGATAAACGAGCAGCAGCTTCTGGCCGCAGCTTGTAAATGTAAACACAAGACAGAAGCGAGGCgaagtcgcagtcgcagtcgctgtcgctgtcgtcgtCGAAGTCGACGTCGTGTATTGGCCGATTTTAAGGCCAAGAACTTGCGCGGCAAGTGAACTATGAGAGAGGCTGAGCAGAAGCCTGTTTGCCGGCTAGCTCTGAGTAGAGGGGTCGGCCAAGGGGACGCAAACGCAGTTGCAACCTGTTTTGCGTGCGTGAAACTTCTGCTGCCGCTTgcgtttatatttattgtgtttATTGTTGAAAGTCAAAGTTGGCATAGAATTCAATGGCCGCATTtgtgttatattattattattgttattatgaAAACgtattaaaataagttttcgCCTCACTGCGCTCAATTAGTAATATAATGGCACATTGCTCTCGCCTggacaatgacaacaacaacaactgttcggtacttagaaataaaaatcacTTAAACGGTATTCATTCGCATTATTTGCAcgaatacacacatacattcgtATGTATGTAAGATGTATATATGGATATCTATTACACAGACGCTCATAATTCGCACTTAACAGTTGGTTGGCTAATTTTTGTGGGCATTGCGCTTTGCGCAGCTCTACTTGATTTACAGTTAGACAGTGTGACAGcagattttgtttcttaattaTTAACAATGCCCAACCAATAACTGCTCTATTTAATAACGGCACTTGGCTTAAGCTGTTGCTTTACTTAATTCAAATCGATGCCGCGCACGTTTCACATTCGCACGAGCGCGCGAGAGGACGAGAGGGCGAGAGACGAGATCAGAGCTCGTTGAAGCGATGCGCATTGACAAACGACAACCGTCGCGCTCAGCTTTAAAATTACAACTAAAAGTCGACTGACAAAGCAGCGGCCGCGTGCAAGCTCTCCCGAAAGCTTTGCTCAGCGTAGCTGAGACCGGCTTATTGAACACGCACCAGTTCATTAAGCACTAACCAGTCAGAGGAGTAAATACGCTCACGAGCTTTTACTCAACGTAGTTTAGTTATGATTTTAAGCGCGtagtgggttttttttttatctaacTTATGAACTAAACGCCTCAATAAACTCACCTCTTATTGCCCTCCGCATCCGTATAGCTGCTTCTGTAGGCACCATATAGATTGTCCAAATTGCAGTCAAAGCTAGCGGACAGCGTATAGGCCTTGTTCATGCTCAGCACCTCCTTCAGCTCGATTATCAGAAGCTCTCGCGTATCATCCAAGTAATATTTGTCGATGGCGATGCGCATGCGCGCCATCATATTCAGAATACTAATGCCATGCACATTCAGATCCTTGGCGTGCAGCACTATCAAGTTGGTCACTGCGTCCAGCTGGAACTGTATGGAGACGGTGCCCTCACAGGTTCCCGTCTCCAGATCGGGATGCATATAGAGTCGATAGCGTATGGGCCTCAGCTCAGTCGGCAGCCGATATACAATCTAGTTGCAGTTGTAAAGATTCGGTGAATATACATAATTGATAACAATGAAGTCGTTAAAATACGATAAGGTACGCGATAAAGAACATTATTATTGGTCGCTATCTTAACTAACTGGACTGTGTCCGCCACAATAATATCTGACGCATATATCCCGTAAGTAATTGGCCTGTAACCGTTTTCTTTATTAGTAAACCATGTTTGGGAACAGTTTGTTAAATAGTTCAGAATTCGCTGCGCAAGTGCGCCTCAAACTGTTCTGTTGGATCGGACAGCACATTGGTCTGTATATAATCCTCCAGCACATCGAGTTTCTCTCGGGCCTCCGACAGCTGCAGCATCAGATTGTCCCTATGCACCACAACAATGACCAGGGCCACGGCCAGGCAAGTGGACAGCAGGCCAAAGAAAATGGCCACACGCTCCGCTGTGATATTATCTAACGGATATAACTGCATGCTTTAGCTCAGAATTTGCACGGTATTGACCACGCCTCACCCTTTAGATTCGCCATAAATCTGCCCATTTTAAGTTACCAATTTGTACGAAAGCTCTAACCAAACTGACCGCTGGTCAACGCGTTGGGTTTTTTTAGgcaagataaaaaaaaacacggcAAAAAACCAAGCCGATAATCGACCCCAGAAAAAAAACCTAAAGGTCTATATAGTATGATAATATGTGAATTGGTGCTAATGCCGCCTTTACGGCACAATGACTGGGTCTATAAATTAGACAAAGTACATACCTCTTCGGGATTGGGCAGTCCGGTGGGCAGGGTGGGGTAGATGGGATTCGGGTTGGCCGACGTCGAACTGGGCGTAGTGTTGCCTGGTGTGGTGCCGCCACTGGGCGTGGTGCCGCCACTGGGCGTAGTTACGCCACCTGGAGTGGTGCCGCCACCTGGTGTTGAGTCGCCCGGAGATGTACCCGGGGAGGTGCCACCGCTGGGTGTTGTAACTCCCGAAGTGGTGCCCACGGTGGGACCGGCAGTGGTTGTACTAGAAATGAGC from Drosophila virilis strain 15010-1051.87 chromosome 2, Dvir_AGI_RSII-ME, whole genome shotgun sequence carries:
- the LOC26531060 gene encoding uncharacterized protein, with translation MGRFMANLKDNITAERVAIFFGLLSTCLAVALVIVVVHRDNLMLQLSEAREKLDVLEDYIQTNVLSDPTEQFEAHLRSEF